In a genomic window of Mus pahari chromosome 8, PAHARI_EIJ_v1.1, whole genome shotgun sequence:
- the Pou4f1 gene encoding LOW QUALITY PROTEIN: POU domain, class 4, transcription factor 1 (The sequence of the model RefSeq protein was modified relative to this genomic sequence to represent the inferred CDS: inserted 1 base in 1 codon): MMSMNSKQPHFAMHPTLPEHKYPSLHSSSEAIRRACLPTPPLQSNLFASLDETLLARAEALAAVDIAVSQGKSHPFKPDATYHTMNSVPCTSTSTVPLAHHHHHHHHHQALEPGDLLDHISSPSLALMAGAGGAGAAGGGGGAHDGPGGGXXXXXXXXXXXXXXXGGGLLGGSAHPHPHMHGLGHLSHPAAAAAMNMPSGLPHPGLVAAAAHHGAAAAAAAAAAGQVAAASAAAAVVGAAGLASICDSDTDPRELEAFAERFKQRRIKLGVTQADVGSALANLKIPGVGSLSQSTICRFESLTLSHNNMIALKPILQAWLEEAEGAQREKMNKPELFNGGEKKRKRTSIAAPEKRSLEAYFAVQPRPSSEKIAAIAEKLDLKKNVVRVWFCNQRQKQKRMKFSATY, from the exons ATGATGTCCATGAACAGCAAGCAGCCTCACTTTGCCATGCATCCCACCCTCCCTGAGCACAAGTACCCGTCGCTGCATTCCAGCTCCGAGGCCATCCGGCGGGCCTGCCTGCCCACGCCGCCG CTGCAGAGCAACCTCTTCGCCAGCCTGGATGAGACGCTGCTGGCGCGGGCCGAGGCGCTGGCGGCCGTGGACATCGCGGTGTCCCAGGGCAAGAGCCACCCTTTCAAGCCGGACGCCACGTACCACACGATGAATAGCGTGCCCTGCACGTCCACGTCCACCGTGCCGCTagcgcaccaccaccaccaccatcatcaccaccaggCGCTCGAGCCTGGTGACCTGCTGGACCACATCTCGTCGCCGTCGCTCGCGCTCATGGCCGGCGCAGGGGGCGCGGGCGCggcgggaggcggcggcggcgcccACGACGGCCCTGGGGGCG NNNNNNNNNNNNNNNNNNNNNNNNNNNNNNNNNNNNNNNNNNNAGGCGGCGGGCTCTTGGGCGGCTCGGCGCATCCGCACCCGCACATGCACGGCCTGGGCCACCTGTCGCAccccgcggcggcggcggccatGAACATGCCGTCCGGGCTGCCGCATCCCGGGCTCGTGGCCGCGGCGGCGCACCACGgcgcggcggcggcagcggcggcggcggcggcggggcaGGTAGCCGCGGCGTCGGCCGCGGCGGCGGTGGTGGGCGCGGCGGGCCTGGCGTCCATCTGCGACTCGGACACGGACCCGCGCGAGCTCGAGGCGTTCGCCGAGCGCTTCAAGCAGCGGCGCATCAAGCTGGGCGTGACGCAGGCCGACGTGGGCTCCGCGCTGGCCAACCTCAAGATCCCGGGCGTGGGCTCGCTCAGCCAGAGCACCATCTGCAGGTTCGAGTCGCTCACGCTCTCGCACAACAACATGATCGCACTCAAGCCCATTCTGCAGGCGTGGCTGGAGGAGGCCGAGGGCGCGCAACGTGAGAAAATGAACAAGCCCGAGCTCTTCAACGGCGGCGAGAAGAAGCGCAAGCGGACTTCCATCGCCGCGCCAGAGAAGCGCTCCCTCGAGGCCTATTTTGCCGTACAACCCCGGCCCTCGTCTGAGAAGATCGCCGCCATCGCCGAGAAACTGGACCTCAAAAAGAACGTGGTGCGGGTGTGGTTTTGCaaccagagacagaagcagaagcgGATGAAATTCTCTGCCACTTACTGA